The Pyrenophora tritici-repentis strain M4 chromosome 2, whole genome shotgun sequence genome window below encodes:
- a CDS encoding GlpG, membrane protein has protein sequence MPSMSSLPQFNPARIRSYILRLPFCTKILVAAILGLWIATIPFPWIRDFGGLEPNKMDLTQMHRLNLFPLLHWGFFHMIFNLFAVTPLIERFESEYGTLVTLVLFTGPFGTIPGGVYTLLEKYVLRSNTAVMGASVWVFLLLSAEVMKQHKTNPSFSVGPYKIPTWTTPLILIVLTSILVPYVSLVGHLCGAGLGYLWASGYIKFLVPHEKILRWIETKANLLGRIPHYVSVDQKTYGRYGVLPTTSVPLGRGSPDGGQRLGP, from the exons ATGCCGTCCATGTCTTCGCTGCCACAGTTCAACCCCGCGCGCATACGCTCGTATATCCTGCGCTTGCCCTTTTGTACCAAGATCTTGGTGGCCGCCATTCTGGGATTATGGATTGCGACGATTCCGTTTCCGTGGATTAGGGATTTCGGCGGTTTGGAGCCAAATAAGATGGATTTGACGCAGA TGCACCGACTCAACCTGTTCCCTCTTCTGCATTGGGGCTTCTTCCACATGATCTTTAATCTCTTCGCCGTAACACCACTTATCGAACGATTCGAGTCGGAATACGGAACCTTGGTTACATTGGTACTCTTTACTGGGC CATTTGGAACCATACCCGGAGGTGTATATACGTTGCTGGAGAAGTATGTGCTGAGGAGCAATACCGCGGTCATGGGCGCAAG TGTATGGGTGTTCCTCCTACTATCCGCCGAAGTTATGAAGCAACACAAGACGAATCCCTCGTTCAG TGTTGGACCCTACAAGATTCCCACCTGGACGACCCCACTCATCCTCATTGTCCTCACCAGTATCCTCGTTCCCTACGTCAGCCTAGTAGGCCACCTCTGCGGCGCAGGTCTCGGTTACCTCTGGGCCTCCGGCTACATCAAGTTCCTCGTCCCCCACGAGAAGATTCTACGATGGATCGAGACCAAGGCGAATCTGCTAGGCAGAATACCACACTACGTTAGTGTAGACCAGAAGACATATGGCCGTTACGGCGTCCTACCCACAACGAGCGTACCGTTGGGGAGGGGAAGTCCAGATGGCGGACAAAGACTCGGGCCTTAG
- a CDS encoding Gaa1 domain containing protein — protein sequence MALLSWLLALRQDKRLLKLPPYLSALCIIVGIGWLLVLPLNEYSRRTYVSENALLPGQVHTYFTGSEHNVFRAYRHEVHGLIDKPIAERSQRLEAIFREQNLKVATQHYNYTVSNRTITNENVYAILQGPRADATEAIVLIGAWKNMADEVNNSGVALVLTLARYFKRWSLWSKDIIFLVPGDSTIGSQAWVDAYHEEHDQRYVESLKIKSGALQGAVAVDYPAGPWGHRYDKLHIVYDGVNGQLPNLDLFNTVVNIANGQMGVSCVIQRMWDHSDSYKERLQTMLRGMLSQGLGHATGPHSSFIPYHVDAITLVTVGDGWHDEMTLGKTIESLFRSLNNLLEHFHQSFFFYLLLQDKRFVSIGTYLPSAMLIAINFSIAAMALWVKSGRATEPIPNPASTKPQKPSSSKPAAEKPTQSSEDKESENENAKEKDSIVKADEPATELVEKDGALAVIEEYGG from the exons ATGGCTTTGCTCT CCTGGTTATTGGCGCTGCGGCAAGACAAACGCCTGCTCAAGCTTCCGCCTTATCTTTCCGCACTGTGTATAATCGTTGGAATAGGGTGGCTGCTTGTGCTTCCGCTGAACGAGTACTCCCGAAGGACGTATGTTTCTGAGAATGCGCTCTTACCAGGCCAAGTACACACGTACTTTACCGGCAGCGAGCACAATGTCTTCAGAGCCTATCGCCATGAGGTCCACGGACTGATTGACAAGCCTATCGCCGA ACGGTCCCAGCGACTTGAAGCCATCTTCCGCGAACAGAACCTCAAAGTCGCAACCCAGCACTACAACTACACCGTGTCAAACCGTACCATTACAAACGAAAACGTCTATGCCATCCTCCAAGGTCCTCGCGCCGATGCTACCGAAGCCATTGTGCTAATTGGAGCATGGAAGAACATGGCAGACGAAGTCAACAATTCTGGTGTCGCATTGGTCCTGACTTTGGCTCGCTACTTCAAGCGCTGGAGTCTCTGGAGTAAGGacatcatcttcctcgtACCCGGTGACAGCACCATTGGCTCGCAAGCTTGGGTCGATGCATACCATGAGGAACACGATCAGCGATATGTCGAGAGCTTAAAGATCAAGAGTGGGGCATTACAGGGCGCTGTTGCAGTCGACTATCCTGCTGGTCCATGGGGCCACCGATACGACAAATTGCACATAGTCTATGACGGAGTAAACGGCCAGCTTCCGAACCTCGATCTGTTCAACACTGTAGTGAACATTGCAAATGGGCAGATGGGCGTCAGCTGTGTGATCCAGCGCATGTGGGATCACAGTGATTCGTACAAGGAGCGACTCCAGACTATGCTTCGAGGCATGCTTTCGCAAGGTCTAGGCCACGCGACTGGACCGCACTCTTCCTTCATACCGTACCATGTCGACGCCATTACGCTTGTGACCGTCGGCGACGGTTGGCATGACGAGATGACTCTCGGCAAGACGATTGAATCGCTCTTCCGAAGCTTGAACAACTTGCTGGAACATTTCCACCAAAgtttcttcttctacctcTTGCTGCAGGACAAGCGCTTCGTTAGCATAGGCACATACCTCCCTTCGGCCATGCTGATCGCCATCAACTTCAGCATCGCCGCTATGGCATTATGGGTCAAGAGTGGACGCGCCACAGAACCAATTCCCAATCCCGCCTCTACAAAGCCGCAGAAGCCCTCATCCAGCAAACCCGCTGCAGAAAAGCCAACTCAATCGTCCGAAGACAAGGAGTCCGAAAATGAAAACGCCAAAGAAAAAGACTCCATTGTGAAAGCTGATGAGCCCGCAACCGAACTCGTCGAAAAAGATGGCGCCCTAGCCGTC ATCGAAGAATATGGGGGTTAA
- a CDS encoding PAM multi-domain protein, with protein sequence MAMDTDTIPNLLGDARDEAPEELQEYFIAFEDFWERKLWHELTDKLIEFFDHPESAKQRIPFFETFIKSFANKINQLKLVTLGLDAASQYKDDKERLTFVNDLAKSVNKPASQDAYVYATVAAASIQLRLRDEEGAKKKLEECEQILDTFDSVETVVHASFYRASAEYYKSKHEFAAYYKNALLFLACVDLNEMELRERQSRAYDLSIAALVSDSIYNFGELLLHPILDSLVNTPHAWLRDLLFAFNRGDLMAYDVLSNNITKVPLLKEHQTFLYQKISLSALTETVFRRPPHDRAMTFTEISSETKVQPNEIEHLIMKALSLGLLKGQIDQVAEIARINWVQPKVLDMKQIEGMRTRLKEWDASVNQLGNWIEGVGKDVWAA encoded by the exons ATGGCCATGGACACGGACACAATCCCGAACCTTCTGGGTGATGCGCGGGACGAGGCACCAGAGGAGCTTCAGGAATACTTCATCGCCTTCGAGGACTTTTGGGAGCGAAAGTTGTGGCACGAGTTGACGGACAAGCTCATTGAGTTCTTTGACCACCCCGAGAGCGCGAAACAGCGGATACCCTTCTTCGAGACGTTCATCAAGAGCTTCGCAAATAAGATCAACCAGCTCAAGCTCGTCACTCTAGGCTTGGACGCAGCATCACAGTACAAGG ATGACAAGGAGCGTCTCACATTCGTCAATGACCTCGCAAAGAGCGTCAACAAGCCCGCCTCACAGGACGCATACGTCTATGCCACAGTCGCAGCCGCCAGCATACAACTCCGGTTACGGGACGAGGAGGGtgcgaagaagaagctggaAGAATGCGAGCAGATACTGGATACCTTCGATTCCGTCGAGACAGTCGTGCATGCGTCATTCTACCGTGCGAGCGCCGAGTACTACAAGTCCAAGCACGAGTTTGCGGCATACTACAAGAATGCCCTTTTGTTCCTGGCCTGCGTTGATCTTAACGAGATGGAGCTGCGAGAACGCCAGTCGCGCGCGTATGACCTCAGCATTGCCGCGCTCGTGTCGGATTCCATTTACAACTTCGGAGAGCTGTTGCTACATCCCATCCTCGACTCGCTCGTCAACACGCCCCACGCATGGCTGCGCGATCTCCTCTTTGCCTTCAACCGCGGCGACCTGATGGCATACGATGTGCTCTCTAACAACATCACAAAGGTCCCGCTTCTCAAGGAGCACCAGACCTTCCTCTATCAAAAGATCTCGCTCTCAGCCCTCACAGAGACCGTCTTCCGCCGCCCGCCACACGACCGCGCCATGACATTCACTGAGATCTCGTCAGAGACCAAGGTGCAACCCAACGAGATTGAACACTTGATCATGAAGGCGCTGAGCTTGGGCTTGTTGAAGGGACAAATTGACCAGGTCGCCGAGATTGCACGCATCAACTGGGTGCAGCCCAAGGTTCTGGACATGAAGCAGATTGAGGGTATGCGGACAAGGCTGAAGGAGTGGGATGCCAGCGTCAACCAGCTGGGTAACTGGATCGAGGGTGTTGGCAAGGACGTCTGGGCGGCTTGA
- a CDS encoding Epimerase multi-domain protein: protein MAKRHLKVAGDLGRVVFMEMDLRNTQSIEESVRHSDIVYNLIGRDYPTKNFDLEDVHVSGTERIVDAVAKYDIDRFVQVSSHSAHPESESEFYRTKARGEIVARSIYPETTIVRPAPMFGFEDRFLHRLASPSNIITANNLQERSRPVHVIDVGMALERMLHDDTTAAQTYELYGPTEYSMAEVRELVEKETMHPKRHINIPKRILKPLAHYANKLLWWPITSADEVEREFINQIIDKNAKTFKDLDIEPVELKAMTFDYLKGYRSSSYYDLPPMSEKEKREEKKYLHVIDDQ, encoded by the coding sequence ATGGCGAAGCGCCATCTTAAGGTCGCTGGAGATTTGGGCAGAGTCGTTTTCATGGAAATGGACCTTCGAAACACCCAGTCCATTGAAGAAAGCGTACGACACTCTGACATTGTCTACAACCTCATTGGTCGCGACTACCCCACCAAGAACTTTGATTTGGAGGATGTACATGTTTCTGGAACTGAGCGCATCGTGGACGCTGTTGCAAAGTATGATATCGACCGATTCGTTCAGGTTTCATCCCATAGTGCACACCCGGAATCGGAATCGGAATTCTACCGCACCAAGGCTAGGGGCGAGATTGTTGCCCGATCCATCTACCCGGAGACGACTATTGTTCGACCTGCGCCCATGTTCGGATTTGAAGACCGTTTCCTGCACAGGCTTGCCTCCCCATCCAACATCATCACCGCCAACAACCTGCAGGAGCGTTCCCGACCTGTTCACGTCATCGATGTCGGCATGGCCCTTGAACGCATGCTCCACGATGATACGACTGCGGCCCAGACATACGAACTTTACGGCCCCACCGAGTACTCCATGGCCGAGGTTAGGGAGCTTGTAGAGAAGGAGACCATGCACCCAAAACGCCACATTAACATCCCCAAGCGTATCTTGAAGCCTCTTGCACACTACGCTAACAAGCTTCTGTGGTGGCCCATCACCTCGGCTGATGAGGTAGAGCGGGAGTTTATTAACCAAATCATCGACAAGAACGCCAAGACGTTCAAGGATTTGGACATTGAGCCGGTCGAGTTGAAGGCAATGACATTTGACTACCTCAAGGGGTACCGAAGTTCGAGTTACTACGACTTGCCGCCCATGAGCGAGAAGGAGAAGAGAGAGGAGAAGAAGTATCTGCATGTTATCGATGATCAATAG
- a CDS encoding Clathrin domain containing protein: protein MAGVWKARIEWVDDRSLESDDDAIMSMNGHHLADKTESTLPQNRSPQTPKNSKKKKTFEKLIIGWGDAAWVVHVQPGGAGVGREVGERSVGSAEVVHRLRFDDCIVSGISLYTPSLLLVLAYRTRDDDDNPVSGPETTPRGGRMRRSNGLSPELKLIDAATSDEVEVDSLTVSRFETLSAADYHLGTLYVPHPKTMTPAQKSALEAIGGGIWDVGASAARIFSSGASVMNLQIGSDKPPSRAPSMSSASAGNASGSIATKRQQQAHPNAATPGLKVFIQSPYDCVLAIKRELSDHFQWELEHENYKDAWELLEDHPEIIASVLQAPSDGSPGGTPIKRQGSLHEFFADDSDSQTTLSATRANQNSAVEKEKRRIGDLWVQQLVNNGDWKQAGKVAGRVLGTSSRWEHWVWKFAQKNHFNEISPYVPKKPMQPPLPSMVYEVILGHYIIHDRIRFKHLLEDWDPDLFDINSVIEAIKSKLSAGDVTEESIEGDVQGRDWRILQDGLAKLFLASGRQREALRCYIRLQNAEAAMTLIRDFHLVEAVRDDIPGFIMMGVSKDQMKSASVKLEELEEASTEAISVLVEEGCRGTIPASDVESQLQEKGPAFRPFLHFYLRKLWKPEMHERTAKTAKERVAEDRLVADGKIVAEEFADLMVELFAEYDRPLLMEYLRKSQSYDLSKATAECERREYIPELVHILSKTGQTKRALYLIIEKLSDVSFAISFAKEQDDPDLWNDLLEYSMDKPHFIRGLLEEVGTAIDPIKLVRRIPEGLEIEGLRDGIGRMVREYEIQYSISEGVARVLRGEVAAGMDTLRAGQRRGVKFEVSREKKHHHATKAQVDIEPKAIDPATAAKATARADNKTTAVSSTTNAPNLDPAPEVPPEGDAPPGHCVGCHRPFTLPTTEEEEATIDGSGPLPLSRDTLVGFACGHIFHLRCLLPKTSASASVAAGLQQQLAADAQESGGTYSPANFEPLFYAWRCFIAPSLQSTVILERLSSRSL from the exons ATGGCTGGTGTATGGAAGGCGCGGATAGAGTGGGTTGATGACCGGTCACTCGAGTCTGATGACGACGCTATAATGAGTATGAACGGTCATCATCTTGCAGATAAAACCGAGTCCACATTACCACAGAACCGATCACCCCAAACGCCCAAGAAtagcaagaagaagaagacgtTTGAAAAGCTCATCATAGGGTGGGGAGATGCAGCTTGGGTTGTTCACGTACAACCTGGAGGAGCTGGCGTCGGCCGTGAAGTTGGTGAAAGATCGGTCGGAAGCGCCGAGGTGGTCCATCG TCTTCGTTTCGACGACTGTATTGTTTCTGGCATTTCGCTCTATACCCCTTCTTTGCTTCTTGTTCTTGCATACCGGACACGCGATGACGATGACAATCCCGTTTCTGGGCCAGAAACGACTCCTCGGGGAGGAAGGATGCGTCGATCAAACGGTCTTTCTCCAGAGCTCAAACTCATAGATGCTGCCACCTCAGATGAGGTCGAAGTTGATTCCTTGACCGTCAGCAGATTCGAAACTCTCTCGGCTGCGGATTATCACTTGGGCACCTTGTATGTGCCTCATCCCAAGACCATGACTCCCGCGCAGAAGAGTGCATTGGAGGCCATTGGAGGCGGTATTTGGGATGTTGGTGCCAGTGCAGCGCGTATATTCAGCTCGGGAGCGAGTGTAATGAACCTTCAGATTGGCTCTGACAAGCCACCGTCAAGGGCACCATCCATGTCCTCAGCCAGTGCCGGTAACGCCTCAGGCTCAATAGCTACTAAACGGCAACAACAAGCGCATCCAAACGCTGCGACACCAGGTCTGAAAGTCTTCATCCAGAGCCCCTACGATTGTGTACTAGCCATCAAGCGAGAACTATCAGATCATTTCCAGTGGGAACTTGAGCATGAGAATTACAAGGATGCCTGGGAGCTACTAGAAGACCATCCTGAGATTATCGCGTCGGTTCTGCAGGCCCCCTCAGATGGGTCGCCAGGTGGTACCCCTATAAAGCGACAGGGAAGTTTACACGAGTTCTTTGCAGACGACAGCGATTCCCAAACTACGCTCTCCGCTACAAGGGCAAACCAGAACTCTGCAGTAGAGAAAGAGAAACGTCGAATTGGAGATTTATGGGTTCAGCAGCTTGTCAACAACGGTGACTGGAAACAAGCAGGCAAAGTCGCTGGTCGCGTACTTGGCACCTCCTCACGATGGGAACATTGGGTGTGGAAGTTTGCGCAGAAAAACCACTTCAACGAGATATCTCCCTACGTCCCCAAGAAGCCCATGCAGCCGCCATTACCATCGATGGTATATGAAGTGATTCTTGGTCACTACATAATTCATGATCGAATACGCTTCAAGCATTTGCTCGAAGATTGGGATCCAGATCTGTTCGATATTAATAGTGTCATTGAGGCAATCAAGAGCAAGCTTTCTGCAGGCGATGTCACTGAGGAATCCATCGAAGGCGATGTACAGGGCCGAGATTGGCGGATACTGCAAGATGGTCTTGCGAAGCTGTTCCTCGCCAGCGGTCGTCAGAGAGAGGCGTTGCGTTGCTACATTCGTCTCCAAAATGCTGAGGCTGCCATGACCCTCATACGGGACTTCCATCTCGTGGAGGCTGTCAGGGATGACATACCCGGGTTCATTATGATGGGCGTGTCCAAAGATCAGATGAAGTCTGCGTCAGTAAAACTGGAAGAGCTAGAAGAGGCGTCTACGGAAGCGATCAGTGTACTTGTTGAAGAGGGCTGCCGCGGCACCATTCCTGCCTCTGACGTTGAAAGTCAATTGCAGGAAAAAGGACCAGCATTCAGGCCTTTCCTGCACTTCTATCTAAGAAAGCTGTGGAAGCCGGAAATGCATGAGCGAACAGCGAAAACAGCTAAAGAGCGGGTGGCAGAGGACCGCTTGGTGGCTGATGGCAAAATTGTTGCAGAAGAGTTTGCGGATCTTATGGTTGAGCTGTTCGCGGAGTATGACCGACCGCTCCTCATGGAGTATCTGCGTAAGTCTCAAAGCTATGATCTGAGCAAGGCTACGGCAGAGTGCGAGAGGAGGGAGTACATCCCAGAGCTTGT ACATATCCTCTCCAAGACAGGCCAAACAAAGCGCGCCCTGTATCTCATTATTGAGAAGCTCTCTGACGTTAGCTTTGCAATTTCTTTCGCAAAAGAGCAAGATGACCCCGACTTATGGAACGATCTATTGGAGTACTCCATGGACAAACCACACTTCATCCGCGGCCTCCTCGAAGAAGTCGGCACAGCAATTGACCCCATCAAGCTGGTCCGGCGTATCCCCGAAGGTCTAGAAATCGAAGGTCTCCGCGATGGCATCGGCCGCATGGTCCGCGAATACGAAATCCAATACTCAATCTCCGAAGGCGTCGCCCGCGTCCTCCGCGGCGAAGTAGCCGCTGGTATGGATACCTTGCGCGCCGGCCAAAGACGCGGCGTTAAATTCGAAGTCAGCCGCGAGAAGAAACATCATCACGCCACCAAAGCCCAGGTCGACATTGAACCCAAGGCCATCGACCCCGCTACAGCGGCCAAAGCAACGGCAAGAGCAGACAACAAAACTACGGCAGTCTCCTCGACTACAAACGCACCCAACCTCGACCCCGCACCCGAAGTCCCGCCAGAAGGTGACGCACCACCAGGCCACTGCGTAGGCTGCCACCGCCCCTTCACCCTCCCCACCacggaagaagaagaagcaacCATCGACGGTAGCGGGCCTTTACCACTCTCCCGCGACACCCTCGTTGGTTTCGCATGCGGCCACATTTTCCACCTGAGATGTCTGCTCCCCAAGACAAGTGCTAGCGCTAGTGTTGCGGCCGGCTTGCAACAGCAGCTCGCAGCTGATGCGCAGGAAAGTGGAG GCACCTATAGTCCAGCCAATTTTGAGCCTTTGTTCTATGCATGGCGATGTTTTATTGCCCCTTCCTTGCAGAGCACGGTCATTCTTGAGAGGCTGAGTTCTCGTAGCCTATAG
- a CDS encoding putative HIT finger domain protein, with translation MPHVEVLPNSAATVAPGWTYVVDTGYDPSKVAINPKNKKRAAAAAPGGQRGENELSARQQTAIARRIAELERDNDPKQLITIPGKLSVPKTQNARRIIQYQRQIKHWLDDEEAQLGQVAAASRGSVSQAGGRGAAQALRKQSTIASMPATPIEATPGPTAVAQTPSRLDTANADDALLSIDRSMPAPLNPAELEALLAAPPLSYAASHAAPPPAGGPPQRQFCDNCGYWGQIKCRKCGARVCGLECKDAHEATRCLKWA, from the coding sequence ATGCCACACGTTGAGGTCCTCCCCAACTCGGCTGCGACCGTTGCGCCAGGATGGACATATGTTGTCGACACTGGTTACGACCCTTCCAAAGTTGCCATCAACCCCAAGAACAAGAAGCGCGCCGCGGCAGCAGCACCGGGCGGCCAACGCGGCGAAAACGAACTCTCAGCGCGTCAGCAAACCGCCATCGCGCGACGCATAGCAGAACTAGAACGCGACAATGATCCCAAGCAGCTCATCACCATACCAGGGAAGCTGAGTGTGCCCAAGACGCAGAATGCGAGAAGGATTATACAGTATCAGCGGCAGATCAAGCATTGGCTTGATGATGAAGAGGCGCAACTTGGACAGGTGGCAGCGGCATCAAGAGGAAGTGTATCACAGGCAGGAGGGAGGGGAGCAGCACAGGCATTACGAAAGCAGAGCACTATTGCTTCTATGCCAGCGACGCCTATAGAAGCAACGCCAGGGCCCACAGCCGTTGCTCAAACACCATCCCGACTCGACACCGCGAATGCAGATGATGCACTACTCTCTATCGATCGGTCTATGCCCGCACCACTCAATCCTGCTGAGCTCGAGGCTCTGCTCGCTGCACCGCCGCTTTCGTACGCTGCTAGCCATGCTGCACCTCCTCCAGCAGGGGGCCCTCCACAACGACAATTCTGCGATAACTGCGGATACTGGGGACAGATCAAGTGTAGGAAGTGTGGAGCAAGAGTTTGCGGACTAGAGTGTAAAGATGCACATGAGGCTACACGGTGCTTGAAGTGGGCATGA
- a CDS encoding methyltransferase — protein MSEKADEHEIDQWASVEQFPEHLKKYWHQRFKIWEKYDKGIWMTEDAWFGVTPEPIANKIAAHISESAPKEKTVIVDAFAGVGGNAIALARSGRWERVFAIEKDPKTLMCAKHNAEIYGVSSKIFWLPGDCFDVISRFSGQSNVVVFASPPWGGTEYGAEDVFDLTKMEPYNLDKLYKSFTKISKEVVLYLPRTSDLNQIARYGQDGKKLEVAHYAMMGASKALCVYLGNFDFEMEQEES, from the exons ATGAGCGAGAAAGCAGATGAGCATGAGATAGACCAGTGGGCGAGCGTCGAACAATTCCCCGAACATCTCAAAAA GTACTGGCATCAACGCTTCAAGATCTGGGAGAAATACGACAAGGGCATTTGGATGACAGAAGACGCCTGGTTTGGCGTAACCCCAGAGCCCATTGCAAACAAGATCGCTGCTCACATTTCAGAGTCGGCGCCCAAGGAGAAGACGGTCATTGTGGATGCTTTTGCCGGCGTGGGTGGTAATGCCATAGCGCTGGCGCGTTCAGGCCGTTGGGAACGCGTTTTTGCGATTGAGAAAGATCCCAAGACGCTCATGTGCGCAAAGCACAATGCTGAGATCTACGGTGTAAGCAGTAAGATATTTTGGCTGCCGGGAGACTGTTTCGATGTCATTAGCAGGTTCTCGGGCCAAAGCAATGTGGTTGTCTTTGCTAGTCCGCCGTGGGGAG GAACTGAGTATGGCGCGGAAGATGTATTTGACCTCACCAAGATGGAACCATACAATCTTGACAAACTCTACAAGAGTTTCACGAAGATTAGCAAGGAAGTTGTTCTGTACCTACCCAGGACTTCAGATCTGAACCAGATTGCGAGGTATGGACAAGACGGCAAAAAGTTGGAAGTTGCGCATTATGCTATGATGGGTGCTAGTAAG GCTCTGTGTGTGTACCTTGGGAACTTTGATTTCGAGATGGAGCAGGAAGAGTCATAA
- a CDS encoding GRH1, Peripheral Golgi membrane protein, with product MTTSQNLQVIINPPSNPTSSKSPLSNSPSTQTPSTPEPLLMSVFGALNRFISRLDAAPLNEEHQSATNGAYGFQVLRNTNLEVPLEPWFDYVIGINGRTIVSYSNWGKGKKEHVIDNPDPGLFATEVRNCAGTTISVGVFSAKGQKIREVYLQIPADQPTLGVSLQWSPLSISEDVWHILDVAPNSPADAAGLLPYGDYVIGSPEGLVRGESGLSELVDDFLNRPLRLYVYNHEYNVTRPVTITPTRTWGGEGALGCVLGFGALHRIPAGLDEPPPAPGETFFSAGDSASFDEKRPLTASMDAQYQGQGAPTELFVPANMALPSKSPPAPGTAPPPKKKGRAHHVVSPASGSGGGLDDYFKEGEQKSLEQDYAPKKASAVPPPPKVGGPPRGPPKSASASRTGTPVQGSNGGEAENVTETEPETEEA from the exons ATGACCACCTCCCAAAACCTCCAAGTCATCATTAACCCACCGTCCAACCCAACATCGTCAAAATCGCCACTTTCAAACAGCCCTTCCACACAGACACCATCGACACCGGAGCCTCTTCTAATGTCTGTATTCGGGGCGCTAAACCGCTTCATCTCGCGGCTCGACGCTGCACCTCTCAACGAAGAACACCAATCCGCTACTAACGGCGCATATGGATTCCAAGTTCTGAGGAATACCAACCTTGAGGTCCCTCTAGAGCCTTGGTTCGACTATGTGATTGGTATTAACGGACGGACTATTGTGAGTTACTCGAACTGGGGCAAGGGCAAGAAAGAGCACGTGATT GACAACCCAGACCCAGGCCTCTTTGCGACAGAGGTACGCAACTGTGCTGGGACGACGATCAGTGTCGGGGTGTTCAGCGCGAAG GGTCAAAAGATCCGCGAAGTTTATCTCCAAATCCCAGCCGATCAGCCCACCCTTGGCGTTTCCCTGCAGTGGTCCCCTCTGTCCATCTCAGAGGACGTCTGGCACATCCTAGACGTGGCGCCCAATTCGCCTGCTGACGCCGCAGGCCTACTTCCCTACGGCGACTACGTCATCGGCAGCCCCGAAGGCCTAGTGCGCGGGGAGTCCGGTTTGAGTGAGCTTGTTGACGACTTCCTCAATAGACCACTGAGGCTGTATGTGTACAACCACGAGTACAATGTCACCCGACCTGTTACCATTACGCCAACGCGGACTTGGGGCGGTGAGGGTGCATTAGGCTGTGTGCTTGGCTTCGGCGCTCTGCATCGCATCCCCGCCGGTCTGGACGAGCCACCACCAGCTCCTGGAGAGACGTTCTTCTCTGCTGGCGATTCGGCCTCTTTTGATGAGAAACGCCCATTGACCGCGTCCATGGATGCCCAATACCAAGGTCAAGGTGCCCCTACAGAGCTCTTCGTGCCGGCAAACATGGCGCTACCTTCAAAGTCTCCGCCTGCCCCGGGCACTGCACCCCCGCCCAAAAAGAAGGGCAGAGCGCATCACGTAGTTAGCCCCGCTAGTGGGAGCGGTGGTGGACTAGACGACTACTTCAAAGAGGGCGAGCAGAAGAGTTTGGAGCAGGACTATGCACCCAAAAAGGCCAGTGCAGTACCACCTCCACCCAAAGTTGGAGGCCCACCTAGAGGCCCACCAAAGAGTGCCAGTGCCAGTAGGACAGGTACACCAGTACAAGGTAGCAACGGTGGTGAAGCCGAGAATGTTACTGAAACAGAGCCCGAGACAGAAGAGGCATAA